From one Silurus meridionalis isolate SWU-2019-XX chromosome 23, ASM1480568v1, whole genome shotgun sequence genomic stretch:
- the LOC124377317 gene encoding little elongation complex subunit 1-like, with the protein MYFLPGASRKHLQYDHQHPEVFSGRQQSEVPENSWYGYDLCPATWNYIFSLDLLCAQLGWTWTITNIIRKDLWLILNTWLRQARTEQTPFRDVCVAAVFRLLGRLGQLGLKENLPMSFQILAKSINQFVTQQLSKGMPWEVQLSVIYAIHDLAPSNPEAALKTLESWRKNSTQRVPPAVIKCITQISFLCHQTESQRS; encoded by the exons atgtattttttgccaGGAGCCTCCAGGAAACATCTACAATATGATCACCAGCACCCTGAAGTCTTTTCTGGAAGACAGCAGTCTGAGGTTCCTGAGAACAGCTGGTATGGTTATGATCTCTGCCCTGCTACCTGGAACtacatcttcagcctggatcttctgtgtgcacaactgggctggacTTGGACCATTACCAATATTATCCG gaAGGATCTTTGGCTGATCCTGAACACTTGGCTGAGGCAAGCAAGAACAGAGCAAACACCGTTCCGAGACGTCTGTGTAGCAGCAgttttcaggctacttg GGCGACTTGGTCAACTAGGACTTAAGGAGAACCTGCCAATGTCATTTCAAATTCTGGCAAAAAGCATTAATCAGTTTGTAACACAACAACTCTCAAAAG GTATGCCATGGGAagtgcagctctcagtcatctATGCCATTcatgatctggcacccagcaacccTGAAGCAGCTCTGAAGACTTTGGAATCATGGAGGAAAAACAGCACACAGCGCGTTCCCCCAGCCGTCATCAAATGCATTACGCAAATCAGCTTCCTTTGTCATCAGACCGAGTCACAAAGATCATAA